A genomic window from Nocardia sp. BMG51109 includes:
- a CDS encoding NAD(P)/FAD-dependent oxidoreductase: MERTRTMLPQRLSAGIVAAVPAAAAVRVLATVPGGGAEAPPWGAWIGHAVLFGAVLGLLAGGRKHSAGSAMAVGLLLGLADWLFWRLTLSVLVSGRVPKWTLPEAVSAFDDLVPVALLGAVAGPLMYGLTGLWRRRAAQTAPRAPHIVVVGGGFGGVGAARRLETLVARGLRAEVTVISESNFLLFTPLLVGVASSTLEPRHITAPVRTALRYASFLHGRVESVDPARRELVVAAGSRDRQRVPYDELIVAVGAVPRFFDLPGLAEHAFAMKSIDDANRLRNHVLAALEQADLETDAAEQVRLLTFVVAGGGFAGTELIAELYDLVHGVLHYYPRLHDAEPRFVLVHSGDRLLPELPADLGDYALRTLGGRGIEFRLGTRVVGAGPGSVRFSDEAEIETHTFAWTAGNWPNPLVERIGQPGAAGPLQVDECLRVTGVDGVWALGDCARIPDPKNPGSYYPPTAQHAIREGKAVADNVAAVLGGRSPAPFRFGALGVLVSLGHRTAAGQVFGRRVSGLIGWMLWRAVYLGKLPGAEKRLRVAADWLLDLVFSRDIALTSTAIITTTASDKDRHV, encoded by the coding sequence ATGGAACGAACACGGACGATGCTGCCGCAGCGCCTGTCGGCAGGCATTGTGGCCGCGGTACCCGCCGCGGCCGCGGTGCGAGTGCTCGCGACGGTGCCGGGCGGGGGAGCCGAGGCGCCGCCGTGGGGAGCGTGGATCGGGCATGCGGTGCTCTTCGGCGCGGTGCTCGGCCTGCTGGCCGGCGGGCGGAAACACAGCGCCGGATCCGCCATGGCGGTCGGCCTGCTGCTCGGCCTGGCCGACTGGCTGTTCTGGCGGTTGACGCTGTCGGTGCTGGTATCGGGACGAGTGCCGAAATGGACGCTGCCCGAGGCGGTCTCGGCCTTCGACGATCTCGTGCCGGTCGCGCTGCTCGGCGCCGTCGCGGGCCCGCTGATGTACGGGCTGACCGGGCTGTGGCGTCGCCGGGCCGCGCAGACCGCTCCGCGCGCACCGCATATCGTGGTGGTCGGCGGCGGATTCGGGGGAGTGGGCGCGGCGCGCCGGCTGGAGACGCTGGTGGCGCGCGGACTGCGGGCCGAGGTCACGGTGATCAGCGAGTCGAACTTCCTGCTGTTCACGCCGCTGCTGGTCGGGGTGGCCTCGAGCACGCTGGAGCCGCGGCACATCACCGCACCGGTGCGCACGGCGCTGCGGTACGCCTCGTTCCTGCACGGCCGGGTGGAGTCGGTCGATCCCGCTCGGCGGGAGCTGGTCGTGGCCGCCGGGAGCCGGGACCGGCAGCGGGTGCCCTACGACGAACTGATCGTGGCGGTCGGCGCCGTGCCGCGTTTCTTCGATCTGCCGGGTCTGGCGGAACACGCGTTCGCGATGAAATCCATCGACGACGCGAACCGGCTGCGCAACCATGTGCTGGCCGCGCTGGAGCAGGCCGATCTGGAAACCGATGCGGCCGAACAGGTCCGGCTGCTGACCTTCGTGGTCGCCGGTGGCGGATTCGCCGGGACCGAACTGATCGCGGAACTGTACGACCTTGTTCACGGTGTCCTGCACTACTATCCGCGCCTGCACGACGCCGAGCCGCGCTTCGTCCTGGTGCACTCCGGCGACCGGCTGCTGCCCGAACTGCCCGCGGACCTGGGTGACTACGCGCTGCGCACGCTGGGCGGGCGAGGCATCGAATTCCGGCTGGGGACACGGGTTGTCGGGGCCGGTCCCGGATCCGTGCGGTTCTCCGACGAGGCGGAGATCGAGACGCACACCTTCGCCTGGACCGCGGGCAACTGGCCGAACCCGCTGGTCGAACGCATCGGGCAGCCGGGCGCCGCGGGTCCGTTGCAGGTCGACGAGTGCCTGCGGGTGACCGGTGTGGATGGGGTGTGGGCCCTCGGGGACTGCGCCAGGATTCCGGACCCGAAGAACCCCGGAAGCTACTACCCGCCCACCGCGCAGCACGCCATTCGGGAGGGTAAGGCGGTGGCGGACAATGTCGCCGCGGTCCTCGGCGGGCGGTCACCGGCGCCGTTCCGATTCGGGGCGCTGGGCGTGCTGGTGTCCCTCGGGCACCGGACGGCGGCCGGGCAGGTATTCGGCCGCAGGGTGTCCGGCCTGATCGGGTGGATGCTGTGGCGCGCAGTGTATCTCGGCAAATTGCCCGGGGCGGAGAAGCGCCTGCGGGTGGCCGCCGACTGGCTGCTGGATCTGGTCTTCTCCCGCGACATCGCGCTCACCTCGACCGCGATCATCACCACCACGGCATCGGACAAGGATCGACATGTATGA
- a CDS encoding methionine synthase — MTSNEDVLRGGIATGVGSWPGTDEREAAATVVGELGDLPHLVELPGRGAGSDLIGRASALLVDMRFDTTPRGYRLAAGRGTVARRAHDLLRTDLDAFEEAWETAGLAGSGRTVKVQAVGPLTLAAQVELPGGHRALTDPGAVRDLSESLAEGVARHAAEVGKRLGANVVVQLDEPSLTAVLGGSIRGASALHTVRAVPEPEALAVLDTVVRALEVPVLVHTCAEPPALALLRGSAAAAVGFDLAVLRTRDLDDVGELLETGKRLALGLIPTVAPTGPGTWREFAEPAVRLLDRLGFPRRLVTDRMLITPACGLAGAPLSWARRALDLATETARAFADDPDATTFE, encoded by the coding sequence GTGACGTCGAACGAGGACGTGCTACGCGGCGGGATCGCGACCGGCGTCGGATCCTGGCCGGGTACCGATGAGCGGGAGGCGGCGGCGACCGTCGTCGGTGAACTGGGCGACCTGCCGCATCTGGTCGAACTGCCCGGGCGCGGTGCGGGTTCGGACCTGATCGGCCGGGCCTCGGCCCTGCTGGTCGACATGCGGTTCGACACCACGCCGCGCGGCTATCGCCTCGCCGCCGGTCGCGGCACCGTCGCGCGGCGGGCGCACGATCTGCTGCGGACCGACCTCGATGCGTTCGAAGAGGCTTGGGAGACAGCGGGTCTCGCGGGATCCGGGCGCACGGTGAAGGTGCAGGCCGTGGGACCGCTCACGCTGGCCGCGCAGGTCGAACTGCCCGGTGGCCACCGAGCGCTCACCGATCCCGGTGCGGTGCGCGATCTTTCGGAATCGCTGGCCGAGGGCGTGGCGCGGCACGCGGCAGAGGTCGGCAAGCGGCTCGGCGCGAATGTCGTGGTGCAGCTGGACGAGCCGTCGCTGACCGCGGTGCTCGGCGGCTCGATCCGCGGCGCCAGCGCGCTGCACACCGTGCGCGCCGTGCCCGAGCCGGAGGCGCTGGCCGTGCTCGATACGGTCGTGCGCGCGCTGGAGGTCCCGGTTCTGGTGCACACGTGCGCCGAGCCGCCCGCGCTCGCGCTGCTGCGCGGCAGTGCCGCCGCCGCGGTCGGATTCGACCTCGCCGTCCTCCGCACTCGCGACCTCGACGATGTCGGCGAGCTGCTGGAGACCGGAAAGCGCCTGGCGCTCGGGCTGATTCCGACCGTCGCCCCCACCGGCCCCGGCACCTGGCGCGAGTTCGCCGAGCCCGCCGTCCGGCTGCTCGACCGCCTCGGCTTCCCGCGCCGCCTGGTGACCGACCGCATGCTGATCACCCCCGCCTGCGGCCTGGCCGGCGCCCCGCTGAGCTGGGCCCGCCGCGCCCTCGACCTGGCCACCGAAACCGCCCGCGCATTCGCCGACGACCCGGACGCCACCACCTTCGAATGA
- the mnmA gene encoding tRNA 2-thiouridine(34) synthase MnmA, which produces MRVLAAMSGGVDSAVAAARAVDAGHEVVGVHLALSATPGTLRTGARGCCSKEDAGDARRAADVLGIPFYVWDFADRFKEDVIDDFVAAYAAGETPNPCLRCNEKIKFSALADRAVALGFDAVATGHYARLHDGVLRRAVDADKDQSYVLAVLTAGQLTRAMFPVGDTPKPEIRAEAAERGLAVADKPDSHDICFIPSGDTRAFLGAEIGIRPGAIVDSDGRKLAEHEGVHGFTIGQRKGLGLPGPAPDGRPRYVTDIDPGSGTVRVGGAEELEVWTVLADRAIWTSGTAPEGPIECVAQVRAHGGTAPAVAEAVDGGLEVRLREPLTGVARGQAVVLYRPDPSGDEVIGSGTISGTEREAAAPATELVPGTAR; this is translated from the coding sequence ATGAGGGTGCTCGCTGCGATGAGCGGCGGGGTCGATTCCGCGGTGGCGGCCGCGCGCGCGGTGGACGCCGGGCACGAGGTGGTCGGGGTGCATCTGGCGCTGTCGGCCACGCCCGGGACGTTGCGCACCGGAGCGCGCGGCTGCTGCTCCAAGGAGGACGCCGGTGACGCTCGCCGCGCCGCCGACGTGCTCGGAATCCCGTTCTACGTCTGGGATTTCGCCGATCGCTTCAAGGAAGACGTGATCGACGATTTCGTCGCCGCCTACGCGGCCGGCGAGACGCCCAACCCGTGCCTGCGCTGCAACGAGAAGATCAAGTTCTCCGCCCTGGCCGACCGGGCGGTGGCGCTGGGCTTCGACGCCGTGGCCACCGGGCATTACGCGCGCCTGCACGACGGCGTGCTGCGCCGGGCCGTCGACGCCGACAAGGACCAGTCCTACGTGCTGGCCGTGCTGACCGCCGGGCAGCTGACGCGGGCGATGTTCCCGGTGGGCGACACCCCGAAGCCCGAGATCCGCGCCGAGGCCGCCGAGCGCGGCCTGGCGGTGGCGGACAAGCCCGATTCGCACGACATCTGCTTCATCCCCTCCGGCGACACCCGGGCGTTCCTGGGCGCCGAGATCGGCATCCGGCCGGGCGCGATCGTCGACTCCGACGGCCGCAAGCTCGCCGAACACGAAGGCGTGCACGGATTCACGATCGGTCAGCGCAAGGGGCTCGGGCTGCCCGGCCCCGCGCCGGACGGCCGCCCGCGCTACGTCACCGACATCGATCCCGGATCCGGTACGGTCCGCGTCGGCGGCGCCGAGGAGCTGGAGGTGTGGACCGTACTGGCCGACCGGGCGATCTGGACGTCCGGCACCGCGCCGGAGGGGCCGATCGAATGCGTGGCCCAGGTGCGCGCGCACGGCGGCACGGCCCCGGCGGTCGCCGAGGCGGTCGACGGCGGGCTCGAGGTGCGCCTGCGGGAACCGCTGACCGGTGTGGCCCGGGGCCAGGCCGTGGTGCTGTATCGCCCGGATCCGTCCGGCGACGAGGTGATCGGCAGCGGCACCATCAGCGGCACCGAGCGCGAGGCCGCGGCACCGGCGACGGAGTTGGTTCCGGGTACCGCCCGGTGA
- a CDS encoding NUDIX domain-containing protein has translation MTFHNAVSAMPAAGEPVTAAAAREAFEEVGVVIDPTDLRVVHVTHVAGSGPEPRLGIFLHTSRWTGEPANREPEKCWGVRWFDINRLADVDLIEYPAVGISAFLAGGAASFSEHGWRVPADT, from the coding sequence GTGACGTTCCACAACGCCGTCTCCGCGATGCCCGCCGCCGGCGAACCGGTCACCGCCGCCGCGGCACGGGAAGCCTTCGAAGAGGTCGGCGTCGTCATCGACCCGACCGACCTCCGCGTCGTCCACGTCACCCACGTCGCCGGGTCCGGACCCGAACCTCGGCTCGGCATCTTCCTCCACACCAGCCGATGGACGGGCGAACCGGCCAACCGTGAGCCCGAGAAGTGCTGGGGCGTCCGCTGGTTCGACATCAACCGGCTGGCCGACGTCGACCTGATCGAATACCCCGCTGTCGGTATCTCGGCATTCCTGGCGGGCGGAGCCGCGTCGTTCAGCGAACACGGCTGGCGCGTACCCGCCGACACCTGA
- a CDS encoding cysteine desulfurase family protein, whose protein sequence is MKSAFPGPVGAVPQTVYLDHAATTPMFPAAVEAMTAALGCAGNASSLHGSGRTARRLLEEARESIAADLGARPSEVIFTSGGTESNNLGVKGIYWARRDADPKRTRILVGAVEHHAVLDVVEWLEQHEGARVTLLEADATGTISPRTLRAALAEHADETALVTVMWANNEVGTIEPIGELAAVAQEFDVPMHSDAVQAAAQLPIDFAAGGLAAASIAGHKVGGPHGSGVLLLGRQVPCVPLVHGGGHERDLRSGTSDVPAAQGLAAALRETVRGLPTRTAELTRLRDRLIDGVRAALPAAVLNGATGARRLPGNAHFTFPGCEGDSLLMLLDAAGVECSTGSACNAGVAAPSHVLLAMGAEPRQARGSLRFSLGHTTTEDDIARLLEVLPPVVERAEAAGLAGAGAARRRPEGGSARNHEGTDEQRYPRQGGTR, encoded by the coding sequence ATGAAGTCGGCTTTCCCGGGTCCGGTCGGTGCGGTGCCCCAGACGGTTTACCTCGACCATGCGGCCACGACACCCATGTTCCCGGCCGCGGTCGAGGCGATGACCGCTGCCCTGGGGTGCGCGGGTAATGCGTCGTCGCTGCACGGCTCCGGGCGCACGGCGCGGCGGTTGCTGGAGGAGGCGCGCGAGTCCATCGCCGCCGATCTGGGGGCGCGGCCCTCGGAGGTGATCTTCACCTCGGGCGGTACCGAGAGCAACAATCTCGGCGTCAAGGGGATCTACTGGGCGCGCCGCGACGCCGATCCGAAGCGCACCCGGATTCTGGTCGGCGCGGTCGAACACCACGCGGTGCTCGATGTCGTGGAGTGGCTGGAGCAGCACGAGGGCGCGCGGGTGACGCTGCTGGAGGCCGACGCGACGGGGACGATCTCGCCGCGCACGCTGCGCGCGGCCCTCGCCGAGCACGCCGACGAGACCGCGCTGGTCACCGTCATGTGGGCCAACAACGAGGTCGGCACCATCGAGCCGATCGGCGAACTCGCCGCCGTGGCACAGGAATTCGACGTCCCGATGCACAGCGACGCGGTGCAGGCCGCGGCGCAGCTGCCCATCGACTTCGCCGCCGGCGGGCTGGCCGCCGCCAGCATCGCCGGGCACAAGGTGGGCGGGCCGCACGGGTCCGGCGTGCTGCTGCTGGGCCGCCAGGTGCCCTGCGTGCCGCTCGTGCACGGCGGTGGCCACGAGCGCGACCTGCGCTCGGGCACGTCGGATGTGCCGGCGGCGCAGGGCCTGGCGGCCGCGCTGCGCGAGACCGTGCGCGGATTGCCCACGCGCACGGCCGAATTGACCCGCCTGCGCGACCGCCTGATCGACGGCGTGCGCGCGGCGCTCCCGGCGGCCGTGCTGAACGGGGCGACGGGTGCGCGGCGCCTGCCCGGCAACGCCCACTTCACCTTCCCCGGCTGCGAGGGCGATTCGCTGCTGATGCTGCTGGACGCCGCCGGGGTCGAATGCTCCACCGGTTCGGCCTGCAACGCCGGTGTCGCGGCACCGAGCCATGTGCTGCTGGCCATGGGCGCCGAGCCTCGGCAGGCGCGCGGTTCGCTGCGATTCTCGTTGGGGCACACCACGACCGAAGACGACATAGCGAGGCTGCTGGAGGTGCTGCCGCCCGTGGTGGAGCGGGCCGAGGCGGCCGGGCTGGCGGGTGCCGGCGCTGCTCGTCGCAGGCCCGAAGGAGGCAGCGCGCGTAACCACGAAGGGACCGACGAGCAGCGCTATCCGAGACAAGGAGGGACGCGATGA
- a CDS encoding FAD-binding dehydrogenase, with product MSSQHSNDTVPRRSLLAVGGGLAVAAALTGAGRAGAAPSPDADVIVVGSGLAGLVATAELAAAGRRVLLLDQEPEAGFGGQAFWSLGGLFFIDSLEQRAAGVRDSLELAWRDWFTTAGFDRGPDDPLGEDYWGKRWAEAYLHFAAGEKQAWLAGLGMRWVPVVGWAERAGQGVDGPGNTVPRFHLTLGTGPGVMEPFERLVRDAAARGLVSLRFRHQVDGLVTTGGAVTGVRGSLLEPSGAARGTPSSRTVVGEFELRAPMVIVTSGGIGANHDLVRRNWPARLGAPPAHMITGVPAHVDGRMLAISEAAGARLVNRDRMWHYTEGITNHTPIWPGHGIRVLAAPSSMWFDARGQRFPVPGIPSYDTLGTLELIRRSGYDYSWFVLNRKIIDKEFVLSGSEQNPELTRKDLVGYLAARLGNPTPAPVKAFTDRGADFVVANDLSGLVAGMNRLTGSDLVNGDDLARQIHERDLQVDNPTTDDQQIIGIRRSLAYIGDNIVRTAPLHRILDPAAGPLIAIRMNILTRKTLGGLQTDLSGRVLDATGTPLRGLYAAGEVAGFGGGGVHGYRALEGTFLGGCLFTGRRTGRAAARESA from the coding sequence ATGTCTTCACAGCACAGTAACGACACCGTGCCCCGTCGCAGCCTGCTGGCGGTCGGCGGCGGGCTCGCCGTGGCCGCCGCCCTGACGGGGGCCGGGCGCGCGGGCGCCGCGCCGTCGCCGGATGCCGACGTGATCGTGGTCGGGTCGGGACTGGCCGGGTTGGTCGCCACCGCGGAGCTGGCCGCGGCCGGGCGGCGGGTGCTGCTGTTGGACCAGGAACCCGAAGCCGGTTTCGGCGGCCAGGCGTTCTGGTCGCTGGGCGGGCTGTTCTTCATCGATTCCCTCGAGCAGCGCGCCGCCGGGGTACGGGACTCGCTGGAGCTGGCGTGGCGCGACTGGTTCACCACCGCCGGCTTCGATCGCGGGCCCGACGATCCGCTCGGTGAGGACTACTGGGGAAAACGGTGGGCCGAGGCGTATCTGCATTTCGCGGCCGGGGAGAAACAGGCGTGGCTGGCCGGGCTCGGCATGCGGTGGGTGCCCGTCGTCGGCTGGGCCGAACGCGCCGGCCAGGGGGTCGACGGGCCCGGCAACACGGTGCCCCGCTTCCACCTCACCCTCGGCACCGGCCCCGGCGTCATGGAACCGTTCGAACGGCTCGTGCGCGACGCCGCGGCCCGCGGCCTGGTATCGCTGCGGTTCCGCCACCAGGTCGACGGCCTGGTCACCACCGGCGGCGCGGTCACCGGAGTCCGCGGCAGCCTGCTCGAACCCTCCGGCGCCGCGCGCGGCACACCCAGCTCCCGCACCGTGGTCGGCGAGTTCGAGCTGCGCGCGCCGATGGTGATCGTCACCTCCGGGGGCATCGGCGCCAACCACGACCTGGTGCGCCGCAACTGGCCCGCCCGTCTCGGCGCGCCACCGGCGCACATGATCACCGGTGTGCCGGCCCATGTCGACGGCCGCATGCTCGCCATCAGTGAGGCCGCCGGGGCGCGGCTGGTCAACCGCGACCGCATGTGGCACTACACCGAAGGCATCACCAATCACACCCCGATCTGGCCCGGCCACGGCATCCGCGTGCTCGCCGCTCCGTCCTCGATGTGGTTCGACGCCCGCGGACAGCGGTTCCCCGTACCGGGCATCCCCAGCTACGACACCCTCGGCACGCTCGAACTCATCCGGCGCTCGGGCTACGACTACTCGTGGTTCGTGCTGAACCGCAAGATCATCGACAAGGAGTTCGTGCTGTCGGGCTCCGAGCAGAACCCCGAACTCACTCGTAAAGACCTTGTCGGCTACCTTGCCGCCCGCCTCGGCAACCCGACGCCGGCTCCGGTGAAAGCGTTCACCGACCGTGGTGCGGACTTCGTGGTCGCCAATGACCTGTCCGGCCTGGTCGCGGGCATGAACCGGCTCACCGGCAGCGACCTCGTCAACGGCGACGACCTGGCCCGTCAGATCCACGAACGGGACCTGCAGGTCGACAACCCGACGACCGATGACCAGCAGATCATCGGCATCCGGCGCTCCCTGGCCTACATCGGCGACAACATCGTCCGCACCGCCCCGCTGCACAGGATCCTCGACCCCGCCGCGGGGCCACTCATCGCGATCCGGATGAACATCCTCACCCGCAAGACCCTCGGCGGCCTGCAAACCGATCTGTCCGGCCGCGTCCTCGACGCCACCGGCACCCCCCTCCGCGGCCTGTACGCCGCGGGCGAAGTCGCCGGATTCGGCGGCGGCGGTGTGCACGGCTACCGCGCCCTGGAAGGAACCTTCCTCGGCGGCTGCCTGTTCACCGGCCGCCGGACCGGCCGCGCCGCCGCCCGCGAAAGCGCTTGA